Proteins encoded in a region of the Panicum hallii strain FIL2 chromosome 3, PHallii_v3.1, whole genome shotgun sequence genome:
- the LOC112884087 gene encoding disease resistance protein RPP13-like isoform X2, with product MELVTGAMGSLLPKLGELLKEEYGLQKGVRKKIETLSRELEAAHAVLRKIGDVPPEQLDDLVKLWVRDVRESSYDMEDIVDTFLVRVDDGAEPADPHRLRRLRKKLGGLFKKSKARRKISCLIQEIDEKLDEVAARHGRFTVDSIVAKPAAATTIDPRIRNLFKRATELVGIEGPRDELINMLSLGGDVDMPRKKAMKVVSVVGFGGLGKTTLAKAVYDKLKLHFERSAFVPVGRNPDVRKVLRDILIDLDRGKYANSDLMVLDEKQLMEELEEFVKEKRCFIVIDDIWDKESWKLIRCALQDSNCGSRVVVTTRICEVAAHADEAYKIQPLSRDNSENLLYARIADGEGKYFDSPSAEACYKILKKCGGVPLAIITMASLLASKPWEDWSDVYNSIGFGQGGNDDVDNTRKILSFSYYDMPSHLKPCLLYLSIFYEDQVIRKNSLIWMWVAEGFVHEEQAAGIGLFELGERYFNELINRSMIQPVGIFDEGYVSGCCVHDMVFDLVRSLSSQENFVTVLDGKDERQKLPGRSVARRLALQGIKEHRGDQLLANIAVDKVRSFIASECNFSPSSPPYTPVLRVLDIDFGEKVIGGTLDHLGSLLHLRYLRLASLSYNFELPREVRYLKFLQTLDLSRFCINELPEEVGLLTQLVCLRVCPGTRIPDGLIGKLTSLQELLRWPVVNDDYDDARRMQFVKELGMLRELRVLWTEIFVRDESKARALLESLGNLHNIRKMHIEGLPLYVVKSMTSHKGFITCRHLQYLHLYCLVFSRLPMCINSSLAPNLSYLFVKVQAVKGQDMETLARLPELRSLTLILCDTTKLVNIKIPCKAQGVGYYFRKLRILKIGGAPIWFDLRDCISNGNVASAIMPSLESLVFQVHVRLLKDAALLSFDRLLGFESLGRASLQSVTVTVNCEGARILDVEDVEDALERTAAVHPKRPNLRTTLEEKMHTTYLETSMNASRIPDFVPKAWKSADIVDSRHIRALRIPPDPEASSTKPTTSVPPLLWQPEEGILMTNDTTEANTGAVASCIALSKNESYIISASEGEITLFNAKTFRAFTPFLVPSPGSTFTAVHPQDNNIIAIGMEDYSIEIFDVHTNEVQRVLMGHQKKVTGLTFSQSMNVLVSSGADAQLCVWSTDDWENKKSRYIGPPCNGSALVGDTMVQFHYDQTHLLVVHESQLAIYDGKLECLHSWSPRDALPSPISSAVYTSDGLLVYAGFRDGAIGIFEAESLRLRCRIAASAYIPSSIPRGGVVYPMAVSAYPWLNPNQIALGMSDGAVHVLEPLED from the exons ATGGAGCTGGTGACGGGTGCGATGGGGAGCCTGCTTCCCAAGCTGGGCGAGCTGCTCAAGGAGGAGTACGGCCTGCAGAAGGGCGTGCGGAAGAAGATCGAGACTCTCTCACGGGAGCTCGAGGCTGCGCATGCCGTCCTCCGCAAGATCGGCGACGTGCCACCGGAGCAGCTCGACGACCTTGTCAAGCTCTGGGTGCGCGATGTCAGGGAATCATCTTACGACATGGAGGACATCGTCGACACGTTCCTGGTGCGCGTCGATGATGGCGCAGAGCCTGCCGACCCACACAGGCTCAGGCGCCTCCGGAAGAAGTTGGGCGGTCTGTTCAAGAAGAGCAAGGCTCGCCGAAAGATCTCTTGCCTGATCCAGGAGATCGACGAGAAGCTTGACGAGGTGGCAGCAAGGCATGGTAGGTTCACCGTCGACAGCATTGTCGCCAAGCCTGCAGCTGCGACGACCATCGATCCTCGAATTCGGAATCTGTTCAAAAGGGCAACGGAGCTTGTTGGCATCGAGGGGCCAAGGGATGAGCTCATAAACATGCTGTCCCTAGGGGGTGATGTTGATATGCCCCGTAAGAAGGCGATGAAGGTCGTCTCGGTCGTTGGATTCGGAGGGCTGGGCAAGACCACTCTTGCCAAAGCTGTCTATGACAAGCTTAAACTGCATTTCGAGCGTAGTGCTTTTGTTCCGGTGGGTCGGAACCCTGACGTGAGGAAAGTCCTTAGAGACATTCTCATTGATCTTGACAGGGGAAAGTATGCCAATTCAGATTTGATGGTGCTGGATGAAAAGCAGCTCATGGAAGAACTTGAGGAATTCGTCAAGGAAAAGAG GTGTTTCATTGTTATTGACGATATATGGGACAAGGAATCATGGAAACTCATCAGATGCGCTCTGCAGGACAGTAATTGTGGAAGTAGAGTAGTCGTAACAACTCGTATTTGTGAAGTGGCTGCACATGCAGACGAAGCTTACAAAATACAACCACTTTCTCGTGACAACTCTGAAAATTTATTGTATGCAAGAATAGCTGATGGTGAAGGGAAGTACTTTGATAGTCCATCTGCTGAGGCGTGTTACAAAATTTTGAAGAAATGTGGTGGTGTGCCATTAGCTATCATTACAATGGCCAGTTTGTTAGCCAGTAAACCATGGGAGGATTGGTCTGACGTCTACAACTCTATTGGTTTTGGGCAGGGAGGCAATGATGATGTAGATAATACTAGAAAGATATTGTCTTTCAGCTATTATGATATGCCTTCACATCTAAAGCCTTGCTTACTGTACCTAAGCATATTTTACGAAGATCAAGTGATAAGGAAAAATAGTTTGATATGGATGTGGGTAGCTGAAGGTTTCGTCCATGAGGAACAAGCAGCAGGCATTGGATTATTTGAGCTCGGGGAGAGGTACTTCAATGAGTTGATAAACAGAAGCATGATCCAGCCAGTGGGTATATTTGATGAAGGGTATGTAAGTGGTTGCTGTGTTCACGATATGGTTTTTGATTTGGTCCGTTCATTATCGAGCCAAGAAAATTTTGTCACTGTACTGGATGGCAAGGATGAGCGGCAGAAACTTCCGGGAAGATCAGTTGCTCGCAGGTTAGCCCTGCAGGGTATCAAAGAGCACAGAGGTGATCAACTGCTAGCTAATATTGCTGTGGATAAAGTCAGATCCTTTATTGCCAGTGAGTGCAATTTTAGTCCGTCATCACCCCCATACACTCCAGTTTTACGTGTATTAGATATTGACTTCGGGGAAAAGGTAATCGGAGGTACGCTGGATCATCTTGGGAGTTTACTTCACCTCAGGTACCTCCGGCTAGCATCATTGTCATATAATTTCGAACTGCCCAGGGAAGTGAGATATCTCAAGTTTCTGCAGACACTGGATTTATCGAGATTCTGCATAAATGAGCTGCCCGAGGAGGTAGGACTGCTAACGCAACTGGTTTGCCTACGTGTTTGTCCGGGAACAAGGATTCCGGATGGTTTGATAGGTAAACTGACCTCGTTGCAAGAGCTGCTGAGATGGCCGGTTGTTAATGATGATTATGATGATGCTAGAAGAATGCAGTTTGTGAAGGAGCTGGGCATGCTGCGGGAACTGAGGGTGCTCTGGACTGAAATTTTTGTCAGGGATGAGAGCAAGGCGAGAGCTTTGCTGGAGTCCCTAGGCAATCTGCACAATATCCGGAAGATGCACATTGAGGGCTTACCGCTATATGTTGTTAAGAGCATGACGAGTCATAAAGGATTCATCACCTGTCGTCATCTCCAATACCTGCATTTGTACTGCCTCGTGTTCTCTCGACTGCCTATGTGCATAAATTCATCGCTTGCTCCAAACCTCTCCTATCTGTTTGTGAAAGTGCAAGCTGTTAAAGGGCAGGACATGGAAACCCTTGCGAGGTTGCCAGAGCTCCGTAGCCTCACACTGATATTGTGTGATACAACCAAATTAGTTAATATAAAGATTCCTTGCAAGGCTCAAGGTGTTGGCTACTACTTTCGAAAGTTGAGAATCTTGAAGATCGGTGGTGCACCTATCTGGTTTGATCTGCGCGATTGCATCAGCAACGGCAATGTTGCATCTGCTATCATGCCAAGTCTTGAATCCCTTGTGTTTCAAGTCCATGTGCGGCTCCTAAAAGATGCGGCCCTGCTTAGTTTTGACAGGTTGCTTGGTTTTGAGAGCCTGGGAAGAGCATCACTCCAGAGTGTCACCGTGACAGTGAACTGTGAAGGTGCCCGTATTTTGGATGTGGAGGATGTGGAGGATGCTTTGGAGCGCACGGCCGCCGTCCATCCCAAACGTCCCAATCTTAGAACAACACTGGAAGAAAAAATGCACACAACCTACCTAGAG ACAAGTATGAATGCTAGCAGAATCCCTGACTTCGTACCGAAGGCCTGGAAGTCGGCGGACATTGTTGACTCTAGACATATTCGAGCACTGCGTATTCCACCAGATCCAGAAGCATCTTCCACCAAA CCCACCACATCTGTTCCACCTCTACTGTGGCAACCGGAAGAAGGCATTCTAATGACAAATGACACAACTGAAGCCAACACTGGAGCAGTAGCTAGCTGCATTGCCCTATCAAAAAATGAGAGCTATATAATTTCTGCATCTGAAGGCGAAATCACGCTGTTCAACGCGAAGACATTCAGG GCCTTCACTCCTTTCTTGGTACCTTCACCTGGCTCGACTTTCACCGCAGTCCACCCACAAGACAATAACATCATTGCTATTGGGATGGAGGACTATTCAATTGAAATCTTTGATGTCCACACTAATGAG GTCCAAAGGGTGCTTATGGGCCATCAGAAAAAGGTAACTGGACTGACATTCTCGCAATCGATGAACGTGCTTGTATCTTCAGGCGCTGATGCTCAG CTATGTGTTTGGAGCACTGACGATTGGGAGAACAAGAAATCAAGATACATCGGACCTCCATGTAATGGTTCTGCTTTAGTTGGTGATACAATGGTGCAGTTTCACTATGACCAAACACATCTTTTAGTAGTTCATGAGAGCCAGTTGGCGATCTATGATGGGAAGCTTGAATGCCTACACTCG TGGTCCCCAAGAGATGCACTCCCTTCTCCAATTTCAAGTGCAGTATATACATCCGACGGTCTCTTGGTCTACGCGGGATTCCGCGATGGAGCAATTGGAATATTCGAAGCGGAATCTCTTAGGTTACGATGCAGGATTGCAGCTTCAGCCTATATACCTTCTTCAATACCTAG AGGTGGAGTCGTGTATCCCATGGCTGTTTCTGCGTATCCCTGGCTGAATCCTAACCAGATCGCACTCGGCATGAGCGATGGTGCCGTTCATGTGCTGGAGCCATTGGAAGACTGA
- the LOC112884087 gene encoding disease resistance protein RPP13-like isoform X1, with the protein MELVTGAMGSLLPKLGELLKEEYGLQKGVRKKIETLSRELEAAHAVLRKIGDVPPEQLDDLVKLWVRDVRESSYDMEDIVDTFLVRVDDGAEPADPHRLRRLRKKLGGLFKKSKARRKISCLIQEIDEKLDEVAARHGRFTVDSIVAKPAAATTIDPRIRNLFKRATELVGIEGPRDELINMLSLGGDVDMPRKKAMKVVSVVGFGGLGKTTLAKAVYDKLKLHFERSAFVPVGRNPDVRKVLRDILIDLDRGKYANSDLMVLDEKQLMEELEEFVKEKRCFIVIDDIWDKESWKLIRCALQDSNCGSRVVVTTRICEVAAHADEAYKIQPLSRDNSENLLYARIADGEGKYFDSPSAEACYKILKKCGGVPLAIITMASLLASKPWEDWSDVYNSIGFGQGGNDDVDNTRKILSFSYYDMPSHLKPCLLYLSIFYEDQVIRKNSLIWMWVAEGFVHEEQAAGIGLFELGERYFNELINRSMIQPVGIFDEGYVSGCCVHDMVFDLVRSLSSQENFVTVLDGKDERQKLPGRSVARRLALQGIKEHRGDQLLANIAVDKVRSFIASECNFSPSSPPYTPVLRVLDIDFGEKVIGGTLDHLGSLLHLRYLRLASLSYNFELPREVRYLKFLQTLDLSRFCINELPEEVGLLTQLVCLRVCPGTRIPDGLIGKLTSLQELLRWPVVNDDYDDARRMQFVKELGMLRELRVLWTEIFVRDESKARALLESLGNLHNIRKMHIEGLPLYVVKSMTSHKGFITCRHLQYLHLYCLVFSRLPMCINSSLAPNLSYLFVKVQAVKGQDMETLARLPELRSLTLILCDTTKLVNIKIPCKAQGVGYYFRKLRILKIGGAPIWFDLRDCISNGNVASAIMPSLESLVFQVHVRLLKDAALLSFDRLLGFESLGRASLQSVTVTVNCEGARILDVEDVEDALERTAAVHPKRPNLRTTLEEKMHTTYLETSMNASRIPDFVPKAWKSADIVDSRHIRALRIPPDPEASSTKVLRLMYANKGNYVFTLSSNATLMLRNWGPSEKNPRGRPTTSVPPLLWQPEEGILMTNDTTEANTGAVASCIALSKNESYIISASEGEITLFNAKTFRAFTPFLVPSPGSTFTAVHPQDNNIIAIGMEDYSIEIFDVHTNEVQRVLMGHQKKVTGLTFSQSMNVLVSSGADAQLCVWSTDDWENKKSRYIGPPCNGSALVGDTMVQFHYDQTHLLVVHESQLAIYDGKLECLHSWSPRDALPSPISSAVYTSDGLLVYAGFRDGAIGIFEAESLRLRCRIAASAYIPSSIPRGGVVYPMAVSAYPWLNPNQIALGMSDGAVHVLEPLED; encoded by the exons ATGGAGCTGGTGACGGGTGCGATGGGGAGCCTGCTTCCCAAGCTGGGCGAGCTGCTCAAGGAGGAGTACGGCCTGCAGAAGGGCGTGCGGAAGAAGATCGAGACTCTCTCACGGGAGCTCGAGGCTGCGCATGCCGTCCTCCGCAAGATCGGCGACGTGCCACCGGAGCAGCTCGACGACCTTGTCAAGCTCTGGGTGCGCGATGTCAGGGAATCATCTTACGACATGGAGGACATCGTCGACACGTTCCTGGTGCGCGTCGATGATGGCGCAGAGCCTGCCGACCCACACAGGCTCAGGCGCCTCCGGAAGAAGTTGGGCGGTCTGTTCAAGAAGAGCAAGGCTCGCCGAAAGATCTCTTGCCTGATCCAGGAGATCGACGAGAAGCTTGACGAGGTGGCAGCAAGGCATGGTAGGTTCACCGTCGACAGCATTGTCGCCAAGCCTGCAGCTGCGACGACCATCGATCCTCGAATTCGGAATCTGTTCAAAAGGGCAACGGAGCTTGTTGGCATCGAGGGGCCAAGGGATGAGCTCATAAACATGCTGTCCCTAGGGGGTGATGTTGATATGCCCCGTAAGAAGGCGATGAAGGTCGTCTCGGTCGTTGGATTCGGAGGGCTGGGCAAGACCACTCTTGCCAAAGCTGTCTATGACAAGCTTAAACTGCATTTCGAGCGTAGTGCTTTTGTTCCGGTGGGTCGGAACCCTGACGTGAGGAAAGTCCTTAGAGACATTCTCATTGATCTTGACAGGGGAAAGTATGCCAATTCAGATTTGATGGTGCTGGATGAAAAGCAGCTCATGGAAGAACTTGAGGAATTCGTCAAGGAAAAGAG GTGTTTCATTGTTATTGACGATATATGGGACAAGGAATCATGGAAACTCATCAGATGCGCTCTGCAGGACAGTAATTGTGGAAGTAGAGTAGTCGTAACAACTCGTATTTGTGAAGTGGCTGCACATGCAGACGAAGCTTACAAAATACAACCACTTTCTCGTGACAACTCTGAAAATTTATTGTATGCAAGAATAGCTGATGGTGAAGGGAAGTACTTTGATAGTCCATCTGCTGAGGCGTGTTACAAAATTTTGAAGAAATGTGGTGGTGTGCCATTAGCTATCATTACAATGGCCAGTTTGTTAGCCAGTAAACCATGGGAGGATTGGTCTGACGTCTACAACTCTATTGGTTTTGGGCAGGGAGGCAATGATGATGTAGATAATACTAGAAAGATATTGTCTTTCAGCTATTATGATATGCCTTCACATCTAAAGCCTTGCTTACTGTACCTAAGCATATTTTACGAAGATCAAGTGATAAGGAAAAATAGTTTGATATGGATGTGGGTAGCTGAAGGTTTCGTCCATGAGGAACAAGCAGCAGGCATTGGATTATTTGAGCTCGGGGAGAGGTACTTCAATGAGTTGATAAACAGAAGCATGATCCAGCCAGTGGGTATATTTGATGAAGGGTATGTAAGTGGTTGCTGTGTTCACGATATGGTTTTTGATTTGGTCCGTTCATTATCGAGCCAAGAAAATTTTGTCACTGTACTGGATGGCAAGGATGAGCGGCAGAAACTTCCGGGAAGATCAGTTGCTCGCAGGTTAGCCCTGCAGGGTATCAAAGAGCACAGAGGTGATCAACTGCTAGCTAATATTGCTGTGGATAAAGTCAGATCCTTTATTGCCAGTGAGTGCAATTTTAGTCCGTCATCACCCCCATACACTCCAGTTTTACGTGTATTAGATATTGACTTCGGGGAAAAGGTAATCGGAGGTACGCTGGATCATCTTGGGAGTTTACTTCACCTCAGGTACCTCCGGCTAGCATCATTGTCATATAATTTCGAACTGCCCAGGGAAGTGAGATATCTCAAGTTTCTGCAGACACTGGATTTATCGAGATTCTGCATAAATGAGCTGCCCGAGGAGGTAGGACTGCTAACGCAACTGGTTTGCCTACGTGTTTGTCCGGGAACAAGGATTCCGGATGGTTTGATAGGTAAACTGACCTCGTTGCAAGAGCTGCTGAGATGGCCGGTTGTTAATGATGATTATGATGATGCTAGAAGAATGCAGTTTGTGAAGGAGCTGGGCATGCTGCGGGAACTGAGGGTGCTCTGGACTGAAATTTTTGTCAGGGATGAGAGCAAGGCGAGAGCTTTGCTGGAGTCCCTAGGCAATCTGCACAATATCCGGAAGATGCACATTGAGGGCTTACCGCTATATGTTGTTAAGAGCATGACGAGTCATAAAGGATTCATCACCTGTCGTCATCTCCAATACCTGCATTTGTACTGCCTCGTGTTCTCTCGACTGCCTATGTGCATAAATTCATCGCTTGCTCCAAACCTCTCCTATCTGTTTGTGAAAGTGCAAGCTGTTAAAGGGCAGGACATGGAAACCCTTGCGAGGTTGCCAGAGCTCCGTAGCCTCACACTGATATTGTGTGATACAACCAAATTAGTTAATATAAAGATTCCTTGCAAGGCTCAAGGTGTTGGCTACTACTTTCGAAAGTTGAGAATCTTGAAGATCGGTGGTGCACCTATCTGGTTTGATCTGCGCGATTGCATCAGCAACGGCAATGTTGCATCTGCTATCATGCCAAGTCTTGAATCCCTTGTGTTTCAAGTCCATGTGCGGCTCCTAAAAGATGCGGCCCTGCTTAGTTTTGACAGGTTGCTTGGTTTTGAGAGCCTGGGAAGAGCATCACTCCAGAGTGTCACCGTGACAGTGAACTGTGAAGGTGCCCGTATTTTGGATGTGGAGGATGTGGAGGATGCTTTGGAGCGCACGGCCGCCGTCCATCCCAAACGTCCCAATCTTAGAACAACACTGGAAGAAAAAATGCACACAACCTACCTAGAG ACAAGTATGAATGCTAGCAGAATCCCTGACTTCGTACCGAAGGCCTGGAAGTCGGCGGACATTGTTGACTCTAGACATATTCGAGCACTGCGTATTCCACCAGATCCAGAAGCATCTTCCACCAAA GTTCTCCGTCTTATGTATGCAAATAAGGGGAATTATGTTTTCACTCTCAGCTCCAATGCTACTCTTATGCTGCGGAATTGGGGGCCCAGTGAAAAAAATCCTCGTGGCAGG CCCACCACATCTGTTCCACCTCTACTGTGGCAACCGGAAGAAGGCATTCTAATGACAAATGACACAACTGAAGCCAACACTGGAGCAGTAGCTAGCTGCATTGCCCTATCAAAAAATGAGAGCTATATAATTTCTGCATCTGAAGGCGAAATCACGCTGTTCAACGCGAAGACATTCAGG GCCTTCACTCCTTTCTTGGTACCTTCACCTGGCTCGACTTTCACCGCAGTCCACCCACAAGACAATAACATCATTGCTATTGGGATGGAGGACTATTCAATTGAAATCTTTGATGTCCACACTAATGAG GTCCAAAGGGTGCTTATGGGCCATCAGAAAAAGGTAACTGGACTGACATTCTCGCAATCGATGAACGTGCTTGTATCTTCAGGCGCTGATGCTCAG CTATGTGTTTGGAGCACTGACGATTGGGAGAACAAGAAATCAAGATACATCGGACCTCCATGTAATGGTTCTGCTTTAGTTGGTGATACAATGGTGCAGTTTCACTATGACCAAACACATCTTTTAGTAGTTCATGAGAGCCAGTTGGCGATCTATGATGGGAAGCTTGAATGCCTACACTCG TGGTCCCCAAGAGATGCACTCCCTTCTCCAATTTCAAGTGCAGTATATACATCCGACGGTCTCTTGGTCTACGCGGGATTCCGCGATGGAGCAATTGGAATATTCGAAGCGGAATCTCTTAGGTTACGATGCAGGATTGCAGCTTCAGCCTATATACCTTCTTCAATACCTAG AGGTGGAGTCGTGTATCCCATGGCTGTTTCTGCGTATCCCTGGCTGAATCCTAACCAGATCGCACTCGGCATGAGCGATGGTGCCGTTCATGTGCTGGAGCCATTGGAAGACTGA